Below is a window of Edaphobacter bradus DNA.
GGGCGGCCAGAGTAGCGGTATTCGCCGTCGTAGTCGTCCTCGAAGATCAGCGTGCCGGACCTCCGGGCCCATTCGAGCAGCGCGAGTCTTCGCGGCAGGCTCATCGTCATGCCGAGCGGGGCCTGGTGCGCCGGCGTGGTGTAGACGAGCCGCGCTCCGTGATGCCGCGCGCCCGGAAGCTTCATGCCTTCCTTGTCCACTGCGAGCGGGCAGATCTTCGCCCGCATTGCCTCGAAGATCTTCGTCGCACCGAAGTAGCCGGGATCTTCCATGCAGACCCGATCGCCGGGATTGAGCAACAGCCGTGCCGACAGATCGAGCGCTTCCTGTACGCCGGAGAGGACGATGACCTGCTCGGCGGTGCAGACGGCTCCGCGTGAGGTGGTGAGGTAGTGAGCGATGGCCTCACGCAGTGGCGGGTAACCTAAAGCATCGGTGCCAGTCAGCAGGCCGACCGACGTGCGTCTGAGTCGGCGGTTAGCGAGCTGCGCCCATAGCGTTACAGGAAACAGATCGACTGCGGGAAGGTTTGCGCGAAAGGCGCGTGTGGCGCGATTGGGAAAGTTAGGGAACGGCTGCACTAGCTTTCCGTAGTCGGTAAGCCGGCGGCGTGTCTGTTGCTGGGGCGCGGACCTTCGTGCTGTTTCGCGCCTCACTTCGAGCAACTCTTCCGGCAGCACTTTGCTGACGTAGGTCCCGGAGCCGATGCTGCCTTCGACGTAGCCTTCGGCCTTCAGCTCTTCGAATGCGGTGACGATGGTGCCGCGTGAGAGCTTGTACTGGCTGGCGAGATCGCGTGTTGCGGGAAGCCTGGTTCCTGGGCGAAGGCGGCCTTCGAGGATCTCATCGCGCAGCGAGCTGTACAGCCAGCGATAGGCCGGAACGCCCTTGTCGTGTTGAGGCAGCAGCATCTCGATTGCGGTAGAGCGCTTCGCCATGGCAGTTTCGGCCTTTGTAAAGTGGTACAGAGAGAATAGCGTAAATGGCTCTTCATAACAGGTCTACTCTCGCTTAATTTTGACTCCAGAGAAGGAGGGTTGTGATGGCTGTCTTCGATCACTGGGCTTACATCTTTGCGTTGATCCTGCATGCTCCGCTGCGGCTGGAGGCTGCAGTTGTTGCGCCGCCGCGGGAGGCTCAGGCAGCGCAGCATGGGTCCACTGCGCGCACCCGCACGGTCCTCTCGCAGCCGCTACCGAAGCTCGATGGGGACCATCTTGCCGTGCACATGGTCGAGGTCCGTTACGGCCCCGGTGAATCCAACGCAGCTCACAGCCACCCTTGCCCTGTCATCGGCTATGTCCTTACCGGCGCCGTGCGCATGCAGGTGCAAGATCCAGGGAGTGTGCAACCCGGCCCAGTCACCGTGTACCGCGCAGGCGAGAGTTTTTATGAGGCTCCCAACGGCCGCCATCTGGTCTCCGCCAACGCCAGCCAGACTGAGCCAACGACCTTCCTCGCTACCTTCGTCTGTGACCACCCCACAGAACTCAGCGTTCCTGCTCCGTCCACGAAAGGAGATTCACGTCCATGAGCACTTTTCCAGCGGCTCACCACATCGAAGCCTTTGCACTGCGGCTTCGGCGTCTTCAGCCGTTCGCCATCCGCTACGCCCAGATCGCCCTTGGGGTCACCTTCCTTTCTGCGGTTGCTGACCGCTTTGGTCTCCTCGGCCGCTACGGAGGATGGGGCAACTTTGCTAACTTCACGGCGTACACCGCTAAGGTCCTGGCCTTCCTGCCTGCGTCCACGATTCCCTTCTTCGCCTGGGCGGCCACTATTGGCGAGATCGTCTTCGGCCTCGCACTCATCCTCTACGGTGTTCTCCCTGCTCGCATTGTCCGCGCCAGTGCCTGGCCCCGCTACGTGGCGCTCGGCTCCTCCATCCTTCTTCTGCTCTTTGCCATTTCGATGGCCATCTCGCTCGGCCTAAAGAAGCCGCTCGACTACTCCGTCTTCTCTGCCTCAGCCGGAGCTCTTTTGCTCGCCGTCTTTCCAGACCGCACTTGTGAGTGACAAGCGAGACCGTCGGCCAATCAACCTTCTAAACCCACAAAGGAGAAGCACCATGCAGCCACGTTTCAACTACGCCAAGCTCTCCCCCGTCGGCTACCATGCCATGCTCGGCCTCGAAAAGTATCTCGCCCAGTGCGGACTTGAAGAAGGCCTGATCCACCTGGTCAAACTGCGCGTCTCGCAGATCAATGGCTGCGCCTTCTGCCTCGACATGCACTGGAAGGACCTTCGCGCCCTCGGAGAAAGCGAGCAGCGCCTCTACTCCCTCGACGCCTGGCGCGAGTGCCCCTACTACACCGATCGCGAGCGCGCCGCCCTCGCCTGGGCCGAGGCGGTGACCCAGATCACGAGCGGGCACGCCTCGGACGCGGTGTATGAGGAGGCTCGCGCGCACCTGAGCGAGAAGGAGATCTCGGACCTGACGTTTGCGATTGTGACGATCAATGCGTGGAACCGGCTGGCGATCTCGAACCGCACGGTTCCGGGAGAGTATCAACCGGCAAAACGGCACGAGACGGTCAGCGTCTAGCTGCCTTCATTCCCACCCGAGCAGCGGCGGAGCGGCAACGAAAAGCAGATTCCTCCGCTTCGCTGCGGAATGACAACCAGAAAAAATACGGAATGACAACCAGAAAGAATACGGAATGACAACCAGGAGAATGCGGAATAGCGGCAGGCAGAGCTCTTCACGAGCTGAAGAGCTTTGCTTCGGCTTGGCGGCGGCGCAGGAGGCCGGGGACGACGGTTCCGCGTATGTGGTCCCAGAGGATGAACTGGCCGGCGGCGGAGGCGAGGTCTCCGGCGTTGACTGCGCGCAGAAGCGTGGAGTGGGCGAGCGTCGCCAGGCCGAGGTTGAAGGTGAAGTCGACGAGCGCGTCGAAGTGGTTCTGGTGGATTGGCGCGGTGACGAGGCGGTTGACGCCGGTGACGGCGTGGGCGAGGTCGCTGAGGAGGAAGGTTGTGGCCTGGTCCTCGGTGATGGTGAGGCCCGGGTGGACGCCGCGGCCGGTGTGGCCGTAACCGATGGTCGAGACGCCTGCGGAGTCGGGGTAGGCGTTGAGTCGGAGGCCCTCGAAGGATTTGGTGAGGGCGAAGCCGGCCTCGCTGTAGGTAAAGTTCGACATCTGCATTCTCCTTTTTTGCAGGTTGAGGGGTACCCCCCCCGGGTTTTCTCGTAAAATATTCAATCGACGCGACTTAGGCTTGGATCTGTAGCGTAAAATATTCCATCCAAAGGACTTAATGCTCAAAATATTCAAAACAAATGGGTTATGGGTTAAATGGAAAAATCCCCGGATGTCCGGGGCTTACCTGTTTTCCTGGCTGTTTCTATTTTATCGGATTGAGGGAAACTACTCTGCCACGGCGATCTGGTTTGTTTTGTGTGGCTTAGGCTGTTTGGGGGCTTGACAGATTATCTGTGGAAAACTTTGACGGGGCAGCTTTCCCTAAGTGTCGGTGCCCTCCGGGAAGGAAAGCAGATTCCTCCACTCCGCTTCGCTTCGGTCGGAATGACAACTAGAACGGCAACGGCAAAGGCAAAGGCAACGGCAACGACGAACGCGAAGGACGCGAAGGGAAACGCGAAGGACGCAGAGGCGATGCGCGGCGGATTGGCTGTGTAGGGAGCGTTGTTTTGTTGTTGGCTACTTTGCGAGTTCGGCTTTGACGATTTCGCTGACCAGCTTGCCGTCGGCGCGGAGGCCGTTGGCGAGGATGTACTGCTGGACGACCCTCATGGCGGGTCCCATGTCTTTGGGGCCGGGTCTGACTCCGTTGACCGTAAGCTGGTCGATGACCTCGTGGACGACGGTGCGGATCTGGTCTTCGCTGGCGGCCTGCGGGAGGTAGGTTTCAATCATGGCGATCTCGTCCCGCTCCTTCGCGGCGAGTTCGGGGCGGTTGCCTTTGAGGAAGGACTCGACGGACTCCTTGCGCTGCTTGATGAGGGTGGAGAGGATCTGCGTCTCTTCTGCGTCGGTGAGTTCGGCGCGCTTGTCGATCGCCTTGCTCTTGAGAGCGGACTTGACCATGCGTAGGGTGGTGAGGCGGTGCTCTTCTTTGGCCTTCATGGCGGCGATGATGTCGGCGTCGATCTTTTTACTGATGCTCATTCTTAATCTCCCGTGATACAGCAAAGAGCCGGGGCTAAAGCCCTCTTTTGTGGAATCGCTAGTCGCAGGGCTGAAGCCCTGCGCTCCCTCCGAAAGAACAATGGTTCTTCGTAGGATTGGAAGCACCTGTGCTCCCTCCGAAAGAACAATGGTTCTTCGTAAGCATGGAAGCCCCTGCACTCCCTACTCTCACTCAACTCTTTATGATAGAACGCCGGGCGGTTGGGGCGTGGTCGATACAATGGAGGCATGATCCGGAAGACACGTCTGTTTACTCCAGGCCCTACGCCGCTGCTTCCTGCCGCCCAGTTCGCCATGGCGGCCGCTGATGTTCACCACCGTACTCCTGAGTTTCGCGCGCTGTACACCCGTGTTCTGGCGCAGCTGAAGGAGTTTGTGGGGACAAAGAATGATGTGATTATCCTGTCGAGCTCGGGGACGGGCGCGATGGAGGCTTCAGTTTCGAACCTGACCTCGCCGGGCGACCGCGTGCTGGTGTTGACGGCGGGCAAGTTTGGCGAGCGCTGGACGGCGCTGGCCAAGGCCTTCGGCTGCGAGGTGGATGTGGTGAGCGCGCCGTACGGCAAGACGTTCTCGCTGGATGAGGTGGCCGCGGCGCTGAAGCTGGAGACGCGCGCGGTGTTCATGCAGGCCAATGAGACCTCGACGGGCGTGCGCCACGATGTGCAGGGAGTGGCGAAGCTGCTGAAGGACAGAGGTAGCGAGGCGCTGCTGATTGTCGATGGCATTACTGGATTGGGCACGTCGCACCTGGATATGGATGGCTGGGGCGTGGATGTGCTGATCGGCGGCTCGCAGAAGGCGGTGATGATTCCTCCGGGGCTGAGCTATCTGGCGGTGAGCGATCGCGCGTGGGACCGCATGGAGGCGACGTACAATCCGCGGTACTACTTCGACCTGCGCAAGGAGCGCAAGAACGCGAAGAATGGTGAAAGCGCGTATACGCCTGCTGTGGCGCTGATTGCTGCTCTGGGCGCGGCGCTGGATTACATTGCCGCGCAGGCAGATGGCAACCTTGTGGAGGGTCGCAAGAAGCTGGTCGACAACGCGGAGACGATTGCCGCGATGACTCGGGCGGCTGTCGAGGCGCTGGGGATGAAGATCTTCTGCGAATCGCCAGGTGCTGCGGCTACGGCTGTGCTGCCTCCGGCGGGCGTTGATTCGGGAGTGGTGGTGAAAGAGCTGAAGTCGCGGTTTGCGGCGATCATCACGAACGGACAGGGCGAGATGAAGGGGCAGATCTTCCGGATTGCTCACCTGGGCTTCTTTGACTATCTGGATACCATCGCGCTGATTGGGGCGCTGGAGCAGGTGGTGGCGAAGTCACTACCGACTCCGGGGTTTGCGTTCGGCAATGGTCTGATTGCCGCGCAGAAGGTCTACGCCGAGAGAACCTCAAAATAAATTGCAACTGAAGTCGGTCGTTATGAAAGAATGCGCCGATGCGTAAGTCCAGACATGTTGCTGCACCTCTGCTTGCGGCGGCCGCCATTGCGATGATGAGCGGCTGCCACAAGCCTGAGATGCAGCGTTGTGTGGATGAGAACAATCGCGTGGTGGACGACAGCCTGTGCGCGAACCAGCCCCCGGGAGCGCAGAATCAAAATCCGAACGGCACCGGGTATTTTCCCAATATTTATCGCTACTACTACGGCGGGTGGGGCGGATATGACCGCGGGACGATGGTGGGAGGCGGCAGCTATGCGCCGGTTTCAGGCCACAGTTACGCAGACTCGTCGGGGCATGGGACGGTGCGGGGTGGCTTTGGGAGTTCGATGAGCGATAGCGGCGGGCATGACAGCAGCGCGCAGGGCAGCGGACGGGGCGGCGGGGCGGGGTCGTGATGCAGCGGATTGCGCTTGCGCCGAGGGACGGCTGGCAGCGGAAGGTGGAAGCTGCAGGGCTGGTGTTTCATTCGCCTGAGGGCGAGGGAATGGACCGGCCTTACTGGGATGAGTCTGCGGCATACCAGTTTTCGGCGGCGGAGATCGACCGGCTGGAGGCTGCGGGGAATGAGCTGCAGGAGATGTGTCTGGCGGCGGCGCAGCATGTGATCGATAACAAGCGGTATGCGGAGCTGGGGATTCCCGCGGAGGCCGTGGCGGCGATTGAGTGGGCGTGGGAGGCGGAGCCGCCGGCTATCTATGGGCGGTTCGATGTGGCGTATGACGGGGATGGGCCTCCGAAGCTGCTGGAGTACAACGCAGACACGCCGACGGCGCTGTTGGAGGCGGCGGTGATTCAGTGGTCGTGGCTGGAGGAGCAGTTTCCGAGCGCGGACCAGTTCAACTCGATCCACGACAAGCTGATTGCGAAGTGGAAGGATGTGGATCCGTATCTGTCGAAGCCGGTGTATTTCGCCGGGCTGGACAATGCGGAGGACCAGTTGACGCTGGCGTATCTGCGCGACACGGCGGAGCAGGCCGGGGTGAAGACGCGGCAGATGCTGATGGAGGAGATTGGGTGGAATGAGGAGCGGCAGGGGTTTGTCGATCCGGATGAGCAGCAGATGTTCTCGGTGTTCAAGCTGTATCCGTGGGAGCTGATGGTCGCGGAAGAGTTCGGGCCGGCGGCGCTCAGGACGTACCAGAGCATGCGATGGATGGAGCCGGTGTGGAAGATGCTGCTTTCGAACAAGGGGATTCTGCCGGTGTTGTGGGAGATGTATCCGGGGCATGAGCTGCTGCTTGAGGCGCACTTTGCCAACGAGGGGGGCCGCAATACGCATGGGATGAGGGACTATGTTCGCAAGCCGCTGTTCTCGCGGGAGGGCGAGAATATTACGGTGGTGCGCGATGGTGCGACGGAGTATTCGACCGGTGGGCGATACACGGGAGCGGAGATCGTGCAGGCGCTGGGGCCTGAGGCCGCGTTTGCGGACAATTTGAGGCCGGGGGCGACGCGGCATCCGGTGCTGGGGCTGTGGATGGTGGACCAGGAGTGTTGTGGGATGGGGATTCGCGAGTCTTCGGGGCCGATAACGAATAATCTGAGTTCGTTTGTTCCGCACTATTTTGTCTGAGCGCGAAAATGCGTTGAATCTACCAGGCCCGATTTTTGTCATACACTGTATGTACGGAGACTTTTCATGCCTTCCACATTACTCAAAACACGTTCTGAACGGCTCAACGTTCGTGTGACCGAAGCACAAGCCAGACTCATTAAACTGGCGGCCAAGCAGAGGAGCGCCAACGTCTCGAGTTTTCTTGTAGAGAGCGCCTGTCTTCGCGCCGAAGAGGAACTTGCCTCGCAGAGGCATTTTGTTTACACCGAGGAGCAATGGGCCGCCTTCACTGCTGCGTTGGATGCTCCAGCAAAGGTGAAGCCCCGGCTTCGTAAGCTGCTGACGGAACCAAGCGTGCTCGAACGGAGATCCCGTCGATAGCCCATGCTTGAGGAGTTTCAGATAGAGCTTCTTTCAAAGAAGCACGATTCAGGAGCCTTCGACTGTGGAGGTCATGAGTCATTGAACATTTGGCTCAAACGGCATGCCCTGCAAAGCCAGTCCAACGACAGCGCTCGAACCTATGTCCTTCATCGCCGAAACGTTGTATGTGGTTACTATGCCATCTGCGCCGCCAGCATTGAGCGCGATCGGGCAACGCTTCGCGCTGCTCAGGGGCAGGCGAGTCATCCCGTACCACTAAGCCTTATCGGACGTTTAGCGATTGACCGGCATGAACAAGGAAAAGGCTTTGGCAGCGCGCTCCTCAAAGATGCCCTGGTTCGCATCGAACGGGCAGCGGAGATAATCGGCATCCGCGCGGTGCTTGTCCATGCCATAGACGAAGCAGCACGAGATTTTTATGAGAGATTCGATTTTGAGCGATGTCCTGGCGACGATCTTCATCTGATGCTGCTGATGAAAGACCTTCGCAAGAGCCTTTTGGTCCGATGAGAAGCGATGACTCCGGCGATTCTCTAAAATGAACCTAAACCGACGTATCAACTCAAAGAGGTCATCTTGAAGATCGTTCTTGCTGAGAAAGTTTCTCCTGCCACCCTTGCTGTCTTCAAACAGGAACCGGGTTGGAATGTCGTGACCGCAGACCAGATTAAGAATGGTCTTGCGGCAGAGCTTGCGGACGCGGATGCGCTGGTTGTGCGCTCGGCGGTGCAGGTGGATGCAAAGCTGCTGGAAGCCGCGCCGAAGCTTCGGGTTGTGGGCCGGGCCGGCGTTGGCGTCGACAACATCGAAACGGACGCGGCGACGCGGCGGGGCATCGTGGTGATGAATACGCCAGGCGCGAATGCTGTGGCCGTCGCCGAGTTGACGCTGGGGTTGATGATCTCGCTGGCCCGGTCGGTGCCGCGGGCGAACGCGACGATGCACCAGGGCAAGTGGGAGAAGAAGTCGCTGCAGGGGCAGGAGCTGCGCGGCAAGACGCTGGGCATCGTGGGACTGGGGCGCATCGGGCTCGAGGTGGCGCGAAGGGCGCGGAGCTTCGGGATGGAGCTGATCGGCTATGACCCGTTTATCGCGCCGGTGATTGCGCGCGAGAACGATGTGACGCTGGTGCCGATCGAGGAGATCTTCAGGCGGTCGGACTATCTGACGCTGCATGTGGGGCTGACGACGCAGACCGAGGGAATGATTAACGCGACCTCGCTTGCGGTGATGAAGAAGGGCGTGCGGATCATTAATTGCGCACGTGGCGAGCTGATCGTCGAGAATGATCTGGCGCAGGCGTTGAAGGAGGGCAAGGTCGGCGGCGCAGCGCTGGATGTCTTCCACAAGGAGCCGCTGAAGGAGTCGCCGTTCTTCGAGCAGGAGAATGTGATTCTGTCGCCGCATATTGCGGGCTCGACAGATGAGGCGCAGGAGGCGATCGGGATTCAGCTGGCGATGCAGGTCCGCGACTACCTGAAGCTGGGTGTGGTGCAGAATGCGGTGAACCTGCCGTCGCTGACTCATGAAGAGTACAAGGAGGTTTCGCCGTATATCGAGATGGCGGAGCGGCTGGGACGGTTCCTCTCGCATGGGACTCCGGGGAATCTGGAGAATATTCAGATCGCCTATACCGGTCGGATCGCTGCTGGCAAGACGGAC
It encodes the following:
- a CDS encoding DoxX protein, which translates into the protein MSTFPAAHHIEAFALRLRRLQPFAIRYAQIALGVTFLSAVADRFGLLGRYGGWGNFANFTAYTAKVLAFLPASTIPFFAWAATIGEIVFGLALILYGVLPARIVRASAWPRYVALGSSILLLLFAISMAISLGLKKPLDYSVFSASAGALLLAVFPDRTCE
- a CDS encoding lysozyme — protein: MSNFTYSEAGFALTKSFEGLRLNAYPDSAGVSTIGYGHTGRGVHPGLTITEDQATTFLLSDLAHAVTGVNRLVTAPIHQNHFDALVDFTFNLGLATLAHSTLLRAVNAGDLASAAGQFILWDHIRGTVVPGLLRRRQAEAKLFSS
- a CDS encoding type II toxin-antitoxin system TacA family antitoxin; amino-acid sequence: MPSTLLKTRSERLNVRVTEAQARLIKLAAKQRSANVSSFLVESACLRAEEELASQRHFVYTEEQWAAFTAALDAPAKVKPRLRKLLTEPSVLERRSRR
- a CDS encoding GatB/YqeY domain-containing protein; translated protein: MSISKKIDADIIAAMKAKEEHRLTTLRMVKSALKSKAIDKRAELTDAEETQILSTLIKQRKESVESFLKGNRPELAAKERDEIAMIETYLPQAASEDQIRTVVHEVIDQLTVNGVRPGPKDMGPAMRVVQQYILANGLRADGKLVSEIVKAELAK
- a CDS encoding carboxymuconolactone decarboxylase family protein, translated to MQPRFNYAKLSPVGYHAMLGLEKYLAQCGLEEGLIHLVKLRVSQINGCAFCLDMHWKDLRALGESEQRLYSLDAWRECPYYTDRERAALAWAEAVTQITSGHASDAVYEEARAHLSEKEISDLTFAIVTINAWNRLAISNRTVPGEYQPAKRHETVSV
- a CDS encoding pyridoxal-phosphate-dependent aminotransferase family protein, whose translation is MIRKTRLFTPGPTPLLPAAQFAMAAADVHHRTPEFRALYTRVLAQLKEFVGTKNDVIILSSSGTGAMEASVSNLTSPGDRVLVLTAGKFGERWTALAKAFGCEVDVVSAPYGKTFSLDEVAAALKLETRAVFMQANETSTGVRHDVQGVAKLLKDRGSEALLIVDGITGLGTSHLDMDGWGVDVLIGGSQKAVMIPPGLSYLAVSDRAWDRMEATYNPRYYFDLRKERKNAKNGESAYTPAVALIAALGAALDYIAAQADGNLVEGRKKLVDNAETIAAMTRAAVEALGMKIFCESPGAAATAVLPPAGVDSGVVVKELKSRFAAIITNGQGEMKGQIFRIAHLGFFDYLDTIALIGALEQVVAKSLPTPGFAFGNGLIAAQKVYAERTSK
- a CDS encoding cupin domain-containing protein, whose product is MAVFDHWAYIFALILHAPLRLEAAVVAPPREAQAAQHGSTARTRTVLSQPLPKLDGDHLAVHMVEVRYGPGESNAAHSHPCPVIGYVLTGAVRMQVQDPGSVQPGPVTVYRAGESFYEAPNGRHLVSANASQTEPTTFLATFVCDHPTELSVPAPSTKGDSRP
- the pdxR gene encoding MocR-like pyridoxine biosynthesis transcription factor PdxR; this encodes MAKRSTAIEMLLPQHDKGVPAYRWLYSSLRDEILEGRLRPGTRLPATRDLASQYKLSRGTIVTAFEELKAEGYVEGSIGSGTYVSKVLPEELLEVRRETARRSAPQQQTRRRLTDYGKLVQPFPNFPNRATRAFRANLPAVDLFPVTLWAQLANRRLRRTSVGLLTGTDALGYPPLREAIAHYLTTSRGAVCTAEQVIVLSGVQEALDLSARLLLNPGDRVCMEDPGYFGATKIFEAMRAKICPLAVDKEGMKLPGARHHGARLVYTTPAHQAPLGMTMSLPRRLALLEWARRSGTLIFEDDYDGEYRYSGRPVPVLQGLDQNGVVLLAGSFSKVLFPSLRLGYMVVPLDLVDRFAAAKSLINRHSALLEQTVLCDFIAEGHLGRHLRRMREVYSERLGVLLENGKRNLAGLLKISEIEAGLQTVGWLRPGVNGREAAEAAWKRGLEVISIPGLYSRNKQGKERRTTKPNEQEGLQLGFAAIDEREIKRGVEELARVLETMPQAVERLTG
- the serA gene encoding phosphoglycerate dehydrogenase; its protein translation is MKIVLAEKVSPATLAVFKQEPGWNVVTADQIKNGLAAELADADALVVRSAVQVDAKLLEAAPKLRVVGRAGVGVDNIETDAATRRGIVVMNTPGANAVAVAELTLGLMISLARSVPRANATMHQGKWEKKSLQGQELRGKTLGIVGLGRIGLEVARRARSFGMELIGYDPFIAPVIARENDVTLVPIEEIFRRSDYLTLHVGLTTQTEGMINATSLAVMKKGVRIINCARGELIVENDLAQALKEGKVGGAALDVFHKEPLKESPFFEQENVILSPHIAGSTDEAQEAIGIQLAMQVRDYLKLGVVQNAVNLPSLTHEEYKEVSPYIEMAERLGRFLSHGTPGNLENIQIAYTGRIAAGKTDLIRNAAIAGIFAGSEGNNENGSTANRINAAAIAQERGIRIQEDKKEFTVGGAGSVLKLVLHSSEGDTSGSATVLHGNSPRLLTYDGIDIEAPLTGTLVAIRNHDVPGVVGRIGTILGDNAVNIANFALGRSIRSQRVPQGQALAVVQIDVANAAAATAAVEALRKVEAIASVRLIELGKL
- a CDS encoding GNAT family N-acetyltransferase; the encoded protein is MLEEFQIELLSKKHDSGAFDCGGHESLNIWLKRHALQSQSNDSARTYVLHRRNVVCGYYAICAASIERDRATLRAAQGQASHPVPLSLIGRLAIDRHEQGKGFGSALLKDALVRIERAAEIIGIRAVLVHAIDEAARDFYERFDFERCPGDDLHLMLLMKDLRKSLLVR
- a CDS encoding glutathionylspermidine synthase family protein, which encodes MQRIALAPRDGWQRKVEAAGLVFHSPEGEGMDRPYWDESAAYQFSAAEIDRLEAAGNELQEMCLAAAQHVIDNKRYAELGIPAEAVAAIEWAWEAEPPAIYGRFDVAYDGDGPPKLLEYNADTPTALLEAAVIQWSWLEEQFPSADQFNSIHDKLIAKWKDVDPYLSKPVYFAGLDNAEDQLTLAYLRDTAEQAGVKTRQMLMEEIGWNEERQGFVDPDEQQMFSVFKLYPWELMVAEEFGPAALRTYQSMRWMEPVWKMLLSNKGILPVLWEMYPGHELLLEAHFANEGGRNTHGMRDYVRKPLFSREGENITVVRDGATEYSTGGRYTGAEIVQALGPEAAFADNLRPGATRHPVLGLWMVDQECCGMGIRESSGPITNNLSSFVPHYFV